One Vicinamibacterales bacterium DNA segment encodes these proteins:
- a CDS encoding MarR family transcriptional regulator — translation MARSRGMVSIGAALTAVMTLYPRIYFACHTRHVRDPQTQRLLSRHQASILDHLDEIEPTTVMDLAAHMGVTAATMSLSIDRLERKGYVVRLKDAKDRRRVHVRLTSAGVRIREASSVLDPARVEALVSRLTDEQRTRAIEGLGLLADAARALSEQGRGGSADSAVRREL, via the coding sequence GTGGCACGCTCCCGCGGCATGGTGTCGATCGGCGCCGCCCTCACCGCCGTCATGACCCTGTATCCGCGGATCTATTTCGCGTGTCACACCAGGCACGTCCGCGATCCACAGACCCAGCGTCTCCTCAGCCGCCACCAGGCCAGCATCCTCGATCATCTCGACGAGATCGAGCCGACCACCGTCATGGACCTGGCCGCGCACATGGGCGTCACCGCCGCGACCATGTCGCTCTCGATCGATCGACTCGAGCGCAAGGGCTACGTCGTCCGCCTGAAGGACGCGAAGGACCGGCGCCGCGTCCACGTGAGGCTGACCTCCGCCGGCGTCCGGATCCGCGAAGCGAGTTCGGTGCTCGACCCCGCCCGGGTGGAGGCGCTCGTCTCGCGCCTCACCGACGAACAGCGCACGCGGGCGATCGAGGGCCTGGGGCTCCTGGCGGATGCCGCGCGCGCGCTGTCGGAGCAAGGGCGAGGAGGCTCGGCAGACTCGGCGGTTCGCAGGGAACTGTAG
- a CDS encoding HlyD family efflux transporter periplasmic adaptor subunit — protein sequence MVDIARPSQARKKRIRRILYATAAVVVVAGISLGVSRLKPAAPTVDRAVVWIDSVKKGSMLRQVRGSGTLVPEDIRWIPAQTQGRVERIILRPGAQVTPDTVILELSNPQLEQAVRDAELSYQSAQAAFTNRKAELQSNLLQQEANLAQLESQRKQAELDLAANETLFKENLISKLTLQQKQSLAADLKNRVEVDTRRLTITKEGINSQLAPQEADVNQRKAAWELRRRELGDLRVKAGMTGTLQVVPVEVGQQVGPGTNLARVANPTNLKAELRIAETQTKDIRIGQYAEVDTRNGIVKGRVSRIDPASTGGTVGVDVIMEGALPPGARPDLSVDGTIQLERLDNIIYVGRPAFGQENSTVTIFKVAADGEAVATKVKLGRASVNTIEVIEGLQPGDQVILSDMSQFDSFDRVQLKG from the coding sequence ATGGTTGACATTGCACGTCCCTCACAGGCCAGGAAGAAGCGGATCCGCCGCATCCTCTACGCCACGGCTGCGGTCGTGGTGGTGGCCGGCATCTCTCTCGGGGTCTCGCGGCTGAAGCCCGCGGCTCCCACAGTCGATCGAGCGGTCGTGTGGATCGATTCGGTCAAGAAAGGTTCGATGCTGCGCCAGGTGCGCGGCTCGGGCACGCTCGTTCCGGAGGACATCCGCTGGATTCCGGCGCAGACGCAGGGACGCGTCGAACGCATCATTCTCCGTCCCGGCGCGCAGGTGACTCCCGACACCGTGATCCTCGAGCTGTCGAATCCGCAGCTCGAACAGGCGGTCCGCGACGCCGAACTGAGCTACCAGTCGGCGCAGGCGGCGTTCACCAACCGCAAGGCGGAGCTGCAGAGCAACCTGCTGCAGCAGGAAGCCAACCTCGCCCAGCTGGAGTCGCAGCGGAAGCAGGCGGAGCTCGATCTCGCGGCGAACGAAACGCTGTTCAAGGAGAACCTGATTTCGAAGCTGACGCTGCAGCAGAAACAGAGCCTGGCGGCGGATCTCAAGAACCGCGTGGAGGTCGATACGCGGCGCCTCACCATCACCAAGGAAGGCATCAACTCGCAGCTGGCGCCGCAGGAAGCGGACGTCAACCAGCGCAAGGCGGCGTGGGAACTGCGACGCCGCGAGCTCGGCGATCTCCGGGTCAAGGCGGGCATGACCGGCACGCTGCAGGTGGTCCCGGTGGAAGTCGGCCAGCAGGTCGGGCCCGGCACCAACCTCGCCCGGGTCGCCAACCCGACGAACCTGAAGGCGGAACTGCGGATCGCGGAAACCCAGACCAAGGACATCCGCATCGGGCAGTACGCGGAGGTCGACACGCGCAACGGAATCGTCAAAGGCCGCGTCTCACGCATCGACCCGGCCTCCACCGGCGGCACGGTCGGCGTGGACGTGATCATGGAAGGGGCGCTTCCCCCGGGCGCGCGCCCGGACCTGAGCGTCGACGGCACGATCCAGCTCGAACGGCTCGACAACATCATTTACGTCGGGCGTCCGGCATTCGGCCAGGAGAACAGCACCGTCACGATCTTCAAGGTCGCCGCGGACGGCGAGGCGGTCGCCACGAAGGTGAAGCTCGGTCGCGCCTCGGTGAACACCATCGAAGTCATCGAAGGGCTGCAGCCGGGCGACCAGGTGATTCTGTCCGACATGTCACAGTTCGATTCGTTCGATCGAGTCCAGCTCAAGGGATAG
- a CDS encoding hybrid sensor histidine kinase/response regulator: MAERGTAEYPFPAVPRAIRPFVAVAFVALIFLAYHGSAAIVDDGSLFLLLSVAVLGSAWLAGTGTALTVTVAGAVLGAVFARPQSSPALEMHLALFVVHGLLLTALVAELRRAREQAIHEAGMAQAARMESEAANRMKDEFLGTISHELRTPLNAVLGWLHLIRTGKLDAATETRGFECIERNVRHQAQLTADLLDVSAALTGRLTMEMRPVALMSVVAEAMAQVKTAATAKDVQLDLSAPERSVVVRGDANRLRQVIWQLLANAIKFTPRGGAIAVTVESNDHVCVTVRDSGPGIAPEFLPRIFERFTQADSSPTRSVGGLGVGLSLVRELVERHGGEIRAGNAPEGGAMFTIQLPIHRADQTARPARPAPAVPPGAVPPLNGVRVLLLDRDKDARDLLSVALEQRGATVQTAFSVAQALEMLEAWRPDVLVSDSPASERNGYMVVGKVQSLETDRGGRIPALALTSMSSTDAEMRRLLSDVTLDLPKPVEPAILTAEIARLTGRERRQARR, from the coding sequence ATGGCGGAGCGCGGCACTGCTGAGTACCCGTTTCCGGCGGTCCCGCGCGCGATCCGCCCGTTCGTCGCGGTCGCGTTCGTGGCCCTCATCTTTCTTGCCTACCACGGCTCGGCCGCGATCGTGGACGACGGCAGCCTGTTCCTGCTGCTGAGCGTCGCGGTGCTGGGCAGTGCCTGGCTCGCCGGCACCGGCACGGCGCTGACGGTCACCGTGGCGGGCGCGGTGCTTGGCGCGGTGTTCGCGCGGCCGCAATCGTCCCCGGCGCTCGAAATGCACCTCGCGCTGTTCGTCGTGCACGGGCTGCTGCTGACGGCGCTCGTGGCGGAGCTGCGCCGCGCCCGCGAGCAGGCGATCCACGAAGCGGGCATGGCGCAGGCGGCGCGGATGGAGAGCGAAGCCGCCAACCGGATGAAGGACGAATTCCTCGGGACGATCTCGCACGAGCTGCGGACCCCGCTGAATGCGGTGCTCGGGTGGCTGCACCTGATTCGCACCGGCAAGCTGGACGCGGCGACCGAAACCCGCGGCTTCGAGTGCATCGAGCGCAACGTGCGGCACCAGGCCCAGCTCACCGCCGACCTGCTCGACGTGTCCGCGGCGCTGACCGGCCGCCTGACGATGGAGATGCGTCCGGTGGCGCTGATGTCGGTCGTTGCCGAGGCGATGGCGCAGGTGAAGACGGCCGCGACGGCGAAGGACGTGCAACTGGATCTCTCGGCGCCGGAGCGATCGGTGGTGGTGCGCGGCGACGCGAACCGGCTGCGGCAGGTGATCTGGCAGCTGCTGGCGAACGCGATCAAGTTCACGCCGCGCGGCGGCGCGATTGCGGTGACGGTCGAATCGAACGATCACGTCTGCGTCACCGTCCGCGACAGCGGCCCGGGGATCGCGCCGGAGTTCCTGCCGCGCATCTTCGAACGGTTCACCCAGGCCGACTCGTCGCCGACCCGCTCCGTGGGCGGCCTCGGCGTGGGGCTGTCGCTGGTGCGGGAGCTGGTCGAGCGGCACGGCGGCGAGATCCGCGCCGGGAATGCGCCCGAGGGGGGCGCGATGTTCACGATCCAGCTGCCGATCCACCGCGCCGATCAGACGGCGCGGCCGGCGCGGCCGGCGCCGGCGGTCCCGCCCGGTGCCGTGCCGCCGCTGAACGGGGTGCGCGTGCTGCTGCTCGATCGCGACAAGGATGCGCGCGACCTGCTGAGCGTCGCGCTCGAGCAGCGCGGCGCGACGGTGCAGACCGCGTTCTCCGTCGCGCAGGCACTGGAGATGCTCGAGGCGTGGCGCCCCGACGTGCTGGTCAGCGACTCGCCGGCGTCCGAGCGGAACGGCTACATGGTCGTCGGCAAGGTGCAGTCGCTCGAAACGGACCGCGGCGGACGGATTCCCGCGCTGGCGTTGACGTCGATGAGCAGCACCGATGCCGAAATGCGGCGCCTGCTCTCCGACGTGACGCTCGACCTCCCGAAGCCGGTCGAGCCGGCCATTCTCACCGCCGAGATCGCGCGCCTCACCGGCCGCGAGCGGCGGCAGGCACGGCGTTAG
- the rsgA gene encoding ribosome small subunit-dependent GTPase A, translated as MTLEDLGWTAGFAAAFAPHREAGLEPARVSLEHTHIYRVITPGGERLARVAGRLRHAAARRADFPAVGDWVALEAAAPGHEARIRAVLPRATHFSRRAAGDPTEEQVVAANIDVVFLVSGLDHDFNPRRIERYLVTAWESGAAPVVVLNKADLVEDPGAFAAQVAAIAPDVPVLTVSAKTPASLDALRARLGRGRTAALLGSSGVGKSSIANGLIGEAILRTHEVRTSDSRGRHTTTGRQLVLLPGGGILIDTPGMRELQLWEAAEPAATAFSDIAALADHCRFRDCRHLSEPGCAVVAAAAGGTLAQGRLASFRKLQDEQTFLASQQDERARIEQKRAGRIGAKALRKRVRDKRG; from the coding sequence GTGACCCTCGAAGACCTGGGTTGGACGGCCGGCTTCGCGGCGGCGTTCGCGCCGCACCGCGAGGCCGGCCTCGAGCCCGCGCGCGTCTCGCTCGAGCACACGCACATCTATCGCGTCATCACCCCCGGCGGCGAGCGGCTCGCCCGCGTGGCCGGCCGTCTCCGCCACGCCGCGGCGCGGCGCGCCGACTTCCCCGCGGTCGGCGACTGGGTCGCGCTCGAAGCCGCGGCGCCGGGCCACGAGGCGCGTATCCGCGCGGTGCTGCCGCGCGCGACCCACTTCTCGCGCCGTGCCGCCGGCGACCCGACCGAAGAGCAGGTCGTCGCCGCCAACATCGACGTCGTCTTTCTCGTCTCGGGACTCGATCACGACTTCAATCCGCGGCGGATCGAGCGGTATCTGGTGACCGCATGGGAGAGCGGCGCCGCGCCGGTGGTGGTGCTGAACAAGGCGGATCTCGTGGAGGATCCGGGCGCGTTCGCGGCGCAGGTCGCAGCGATTGCGCCGGACGTGCCGGTCCTCACCGTATCGGCGAAGACGCCGGCCTCGCTCGACGCGCTGCGCGCGCGCCTTGGACGCGGCCGCACGGCGGCCCTCCTCGGATCGTCGGGCGTCGGCAAGTCCTCGATCGCCAACGGACTGATCGGCGAAGCGATCCTGCGCACGCACGAAGTGCGCACGTCCGACAGCCGCGGCCGGCACACGACGACGGGGCGTCAGCTGGTGCTGCTGCCGGGGGGCGGCATCCTGATCGACACGCCGGGCATGCGCGAGCTGCAGCTCTGGGAGGCAGCCGAGCCCGCGGCCACGGCGTTCAGCGACATTGCCGCGCTCGCCGATCACTGCCGCTTCCGCGACTGCCGCCATCTCAGCGAGCCGGGCTGCGCCGTCGTCGCCGCCGCGGCCGGCGGCACGCTCGCCCAGGGGCGGCTCGCGAGCTTCCGCAAGCTGCAGGATGAACAGACGTTCCTCGCCTCCCAGCAGGACGAGCGCGCGCGCATCGAACAGAAGCGCGCCGGCCGGATCGGCGCGAAGGCGCTGCGCAAGCGGGTCAGGGACAAGCGGGGGTAG
- a CDS encoding amylo-alpha-1,6-glucosidase, translating to MDLVRRIVAPRDREDETIAAGERPPRREWLVTNGLGGYASGTVAGMLTRRYHGMLVASLPAPLGRIVMLNHLLERVRLPGRGVIWLGDEDEVAGPNAADRLEHLAEFRLELGLPVWVYRVDGFTIEKRVVMPHAQNSVHVTYRVLEGEGVVRFNLRPSVHYRGYEAAVDESPVQSYTIAATGNHYELSAGPDLPVLRMMLLGERAALTLDEKGSEGIPYQMEATRGYQWKGSLWSPGYFRADAVKGGQVSLIASAEPWETIVALSPEGAASAERERRRRLLQIAGLPGGDAFSAELVLAADQFIIRPAGRVEEAARARAAGDDVRTVIAGYHWFTDWGRDTMISLEGLTLSTHRYREAGYILRTFAHYVRDGLIPNMFPDGQREGLYHTADASLWFFHAMERYTLATGDEETLRLLLPVLIDIVEHHLRGTRFGIRIDPADGLFTQGEEGYQLTWMDAKVGDWVVTPRRGKAVELNALWYNALCLLHSWTEKFGGAAELNLAGHARRAYESFNRRFWNDERGHLFDVVDGPGGDDPACRPNQVFAIALPHPVLQRERWEPVMRTVRERLLTPAGLRSLAPDEPDYKPRYYGDLRARDAAYHQGTVWAWLIGPYIDAELKLPNADRAELRTLLESFDRHLDEACVGQISEVFDAEPPFLPRGCVAQAWSVAEVLRCRLKVG from the coding sequence ATGGATCTGGTGCGCCGCATCGTCGCGCCGCGCGACCGCGAAGACGAGACGATCGCCGCCGGCGAGCGTCCGCCGCGGCGCGAGTGGCTGGTGACGAACGGGCTCGGCGGCTACGCGTCCGGCACCGTGGCCGGGATGCTGACGCGCCGCTATCACGGCATGCTCGTCGCCTCGCTGCCGGCGCCGCTCGGCCGCATCGTGATGCTCAATCACCTGCTCGAGCGCGTCCGGCTGCCCGGGCGGGGGGTGATCTGGCTCGGCGACGAAGACGAAGTGGCCGGTCCGAATGCAGCCGACCGCCTCGAGCATCTGGCGGAGTTCCGCCTCGAGCTGGGTCTGCCGGTCTGGGTGTACCGCGTCGACGGCTTCACCATCGAGAAGCGCGTCGTCATGCCGCACGCGCAGAACAGCGTGCACGTGACCTATCGGGTGCTCGAAGGGGAAGGCGTCGTCCGCTTCAATCTCCGGCCGTCGGTGCACTACCGCGGCTACGAAGCGGCGGTCGACGAATCGCCCGTGCAGAGCTACACGATCGCCGCCACCGGCAATCACTACGAGCTGTCCGCCGGCCCGGATCTGCCGGTGCTGCGGATGATGCTGCTCGGCGAGCGCGCCGCGCTGACGCTGGACGAGAAGGGATCGGAGGGGATCCCCTACCAGATGGAAGCGACGCGCGGCTATCAGTGGAAAGGATCGCTGTGGAGTCCGGGGTACTTCCGCGCCGACGCGGTGAAAGGCGGGCAGGTATCGTTGATCGCCTCCGCCGAACCGTGGGAGACCATCGTCGCGTTGTCCCCCGAAGGCGCGGCGTCGGCAGAACGCGAACGGCGGCGGCGCCTGCTGCAGATCGCAGGCCTGCCGGGCGGCGACGCGTTCAGCGCCGAGCTGGTGCTCGCGGCGGATCAGTTCATCATCCGCCCCGCCGGCCGCGTCGAAGAAGCCGCCCGCGCCCGCGCCGCCGGCGACGACGTGCGGACCGTGATTGCCGGGTATCACTGGTTCACCGACTGGGGGCGGGACACGATGATCAGCCTCGAGGGGCTGACGCTGTCGACGCACCGCTACCGCGAGGCGGGCTACATCCTGCGCACGTTCGCGCACTACGTCCGCGACGGCCTGATTCCGAACATGTTTCCCGACGGGCAGCGCGAAGGGCTGTATCACACGGCGGACGCATCGCTGTGGTTCTTCCACGCGATGGAGCGCTACACGCTGGCGACGGGCGACGAGGAAACGCTGCGTCTGCTGCTGCCGGTGCTGATCGACATCGTCGAGCACCACCTCCGGGGAACACGGTTCGGCATCCGCATCGATCCGGCGGACGGTCTCTTCACGCAGGGGGAGGAAGGCTATCAGCTGACGTGGATGGACGCGAAGGTCGGCGACTGGGTGGTCACCCCCCGGCGCGGCAAGGCGGTGGAGTTGAACGCGCTCTGGTACAACGCGCTCTGCCTGCTGCATTCGTGGACGGAGAAATTCGGCGGCGCGGCGGAGCTGAATCTCGCCGGGCACGCCCGCCGCGCGTACGAGTCGTTCAACCGGCGGTTCTGGAACGACGAGCGCGGGCATCTGTTCGACGTCGTCGACGGGCCCGGCGGGGACGACCCGGCGTGCCGTCCCAACCAGGTGTTCGCGATTGCGCTGCCGCATCCCGTGCTGCAGCGCGAGCGATGGGAGCCGGTGATGAGGACGGTCCGGGAACGGCTCCTGACGCCGGCGGGCCTGCGATCGCTCGCGCCGGACGAGCCGGACTACAAGCCGCGCTACTACGGGGATCTGCGCGCGCGCGACGCCGCCTACCACCAGGGAACCGTCTGGGCCTGGCTGATCGGTCCCTACATCGACGCGGAGCTGAAGCTGCCGAATGCGGATCGCGCGGAGCTGCGGACGCTGCTCGAGAGCTTCGATCGGCACCTGGACGAGGCGTGCGTCGGGCAGATCAGCGAAGTGTTCGACGCCGAGCCGCCCTTCCTCCCGCGCGGCTGCGTCGCGCAGGCGTGGAGCGTCGCCGAAGTCCTGCGCTGCCGGTTGAAGGTGGGGTAG
- the treZ gene encoding malto-oligosyltrehalose trehalohydrolase, whose amino-acid sequence MIKRKLTIGAELQKTGGAHVRVWAPACQRVDLVLPGPADGDERVLPMDREADGHYSVFDPAARAGGRYWFRLDGERLRPDPASRWQPDGPHQPSAYVDPSAFRWTDHNRTGVTALGQVIYELHVGTFTSEGTWAAAAAQLDELARIGITVIEMMPVAEFPGRFGWGYDGVDLYAPAHIYGTPDDLRGFVDRAHALGLGVILDVVYNHLGPDGNYLGEFSPDYFTDKYTNDWGRAINFEGPAPARAFFVQNAGYWIDEYHFDGLRLDATQDVKDASTPHVIADLAASARRAAGRLPVYLIAENEPQQTVLVRDPAAGGYGLDALWNDDAHHTALVALTGRREAYYRDYQGTAQELISCARYGYLYQGQWYSWQKQRRGTPALDLMPASFVTYLENHDQVANSAFGRRLHQLSGPGRYRALTAWMLLGPATPLLFQGQEFSSTRPFLFFADHNPELAEAVRRGRIEFLAQFPSLTDDRIVRQLPPPGDERTFAASRLDLGERERHREAYAFHCDLLKLRREDPVLSRAGAYRPEGATLGSAALLLRYLDGRHGDRLLVVNLDCDLDLAPAREPLLAPPAHAGWRVVWSSEAPQYGGQGTPPLESDGTWIVPGSSAMLLVAEPR is encoded by the coding sequence ATGATCAAACGGAAGCTGACGATCGGCGCGGAACTTCAGAAGACCGGCGGCGCCCACGTGCGCGTATGGGCGCCGGCGTGCCAGCGAGTCGACCTCGTGCTGCCCGGGCCGGCGGACGGTGACGAGCGCGTGCTGCCGATGGACCGCGAAGCGGACGGACACTACAGCGTGTTCGATCCCGCCGCGCGCGCCGGCGGGCGCTACTGGTTCCGCCTCGACGGCGAGCGGCTGCGTCCCGACCCGGCGTCGCGCTGGCAGCCGGACGGTCCGCATCAACCCTCCGCCTACGTGGATCCCTCCGCCTTCAGGTGGACGGATCACAACCGCACCGGCGTGACGGCGCTCGGCCAGGTCATTTACGAGCTGCACGTCGGCACGTTCACGTCCGAAGGCACCTGGGCGGCGGCGGCGGCGCAGCTCGACGAGCTCGCGCGCATCGGCATCACCGTCATCGAGATGATGCCCGTCGCCGAGTTCCCGGGCCGCTTCGGCTGGGGTTATGACGGCGTCGATCTCTACGCGCCCGCACACATTTACGGCACGCCCGACGACCTGCGCGGGTTCGTCGATCGCGCGCACGCGCTCGGCCTCGGCGTGATCCTCGACGTCGTCTACAACCACCTCGGTCCAGACGGCAACTACCTCGGCGAGTTCTCGCCCGACTACTTCACCGACAAGTACACCAACGACTGGGGGCGCGCGATCAACTTCGAAGGTCCGGCACCCGCCCGCGCGTTCTTCGTGCAGAACGCCGGCTACTGGATTGACGAATACCATTTCGACGGCCTGCGGCTCGACGCCACGCAGGACGTGAAGGACGCGTCCACCCCGCACGTGATCGCCGACCTCGCGGCGTCCGCCCGGCGGGCCGCCGGCCGCCTGCCGGTTTACCTCATCGCGGAGAACGAGCCGCAGCAGACCGTGCTCGTACGCGATCCCGCGGCGGGCGGTTACGGGCTCGATGCGTTGTGGAACGACGACGCGCATCACACGGCGCTGGTGGCGCTGACGGGACGGCGGGAAGCCTACTATCGCGACTACCAGGGCACCGCGCAGGAGCTGATCTCGTGCGCGCGCTACGGCTATCTCTATCAGGGCCAGTGGTACTCGTGGCAGAAGCAGCGGCGCGGCACGCCGGCGCTCGACCTGATGCCGGCGTCGTTCGTCACCTATCTCGAGAACCACGATCAGGTCGCGAACTCCGCGTTCGGCCGCCGGCTGCACCAGCTGTCGGGGCCGGGCCGCTACCGCGCGCTCACCGCGTGGATGCTGCTCGGCCCGGCCACGCCGCTCCTCTTCCAGGGGCAGGAGTTCTCGTCGACGCGGCCGTTTCTGTTCTTCGCGGATCACAACCCGGAGCTGGCCGAAGCGGTGCGGCGCGGACGCATCGAGTTTCTCGCGCAGTTCCCCAGCCTCACCGACGACCGGATCGTCCGCCAGCTGCCGCCGCCCGGGGACGAGCGCACGTTCGCGGCCTCGAGGCTCGATCTCGGCGAGCGGGAGCGCCATCGCGAGGCGTATGCGTTCCACTGCGATCTGCTGAAGCTGCGCCGCGAGGATCCGGTGCTGTCGCGCGCCGGCGCGTATCGTCCCGAAGGGGCGACGCTCGGGTCGGCGGCGCTGCTGCTGCGCTACCTCGACGGCCGCCATGGCGACCGTCTCCTGGTGGTGAATCTCGACTGCGATCTCGACCTCGCACCGGCGCGGGAGCCGCTGCTCGCGCCGCCGGCACACGCCGGCTGGCGCGTGGTGTGGAGCAGCGAGGCGCCGCAGTACGGAGGGCAGGGAACCCCGCCGCTCGAATCGGACGGCACCTGGATCGTTCCGGGCAGCAGCGCGATGCTGCTCGTGGCGGAGCCGCGATGA
- a CDS encoding SRPBCC family protein: protein MRWLVYIAAAIAIVGVVVAIIGYSLPKAHSVSRTTTIAMPPDALYALLADVDRYPAWRPGVKSLQRHADRDGKPAWTEEAGGMTIPLYFERMDRPGLLVSRIADPSLPFGGTWTYRIQPAGAGSQLTITEDGEVYNPFFRFMSRFVFGHTATLDEFVENLESRTAAR, encoded by the coding sequence ATGCGCTGGCTCGTTTACATCGCCGCCGCGATCGCGATCGTCGGCGTGGTCGTCGCAATCATCGGCTACAGCCTGCCGAAAGCGCATTCGGTTTCGCGGACCACGACGATCGCGATGCCGCCGGACGCGCTGTACGCGCTGCTCGCCGACGTCGACCGTTACCCGGCGTGGCGCCCGGGGGTGAAATCGCTGCAGCGGCACGCGGATCGCGACGGCAAACCGGCGTGGACCGAAGAGGCGGGGGGCATGACGATCCCGCTGTACTTCGAGCGGATGGACCGGCCGGGTCTCCTGGTCTCCCGCATCGCCGATCCGTCGCTGCCGTTCGGCGGCACGTGGACCTACCGCATTCAGCCGGCGGGCGCCGGGTCGCAGCTGACGATCACCGAAGACGGCGAGGTCTACAATCCGTTCTTCCGCTTCATGTCGCGGTTCGTCTTCGGGCACACCGCGACGCTCGACGAGTTCGTCGAGAACCTCGAATCACGCACCGCCGCACGATGA
- a CDS encoding ATP-dependent Clp protease proteolytic subunit codes for MSDLNARLLNDIVAGVKDLLKKEQSDRLRDVYLVGDIEKDNARTFIERLRELASDNRRPITIYINSAGGNVTDGLAIHDVIRHIVSTGIEITIVVQGMAYSMGSVVLQAASDGKRLAFPHSWIMIHEPAKWAGWQSTTAAAQHLDRLKQMQSQIYRIMAARSGKPLRQIIRDTKRTDFYLDAWKAKEYGLIDRVVGAEVAPERDEATAAEEAASPLLETSTDGLTIHGRSDS; via the coding sequence ATGAGCGACCTGAACGCCCGTTTGCTCAATGACATCGTCGCCGGCGTCAAGGACCTGCTCAAGAAAGAGCAGTCGGACCGGCTGCGCGACGTCTATCTCGTCGGCGACATCGAGAAGGACAACGCACGCACGTTCATCGAACGGCTGCGCGAGCTCGCCAGCGACAACCGCCGCCCGATCACGATTTACATCAATAGCGCCGGGGGGAATGTCACGGATGGGCTGGCCATCCATGACGTCATCCGCCACATCGTCAGCACCGGGATCGAGATCACGATCGTGGTGCAGGGGATGGCGTACTCGATGGGCTCGGTAGTGCTCCAGGCGGCCAGCGACGGGAAGCGCCTGGCCTTCCCGCACTCCTGGATCATGATTCACGAGCCGGCGAAGTGGGCAGGGTGGCAGTCCACGACCGCTGCAGCGCAGCACCTCGATCGTCTGAAACAGATGCAGAGCCAGATCTACCGGATCATGGCGGCCCGCTCGGGCAAACCGCTGCGGCAGATCATCCGTGACACCAAGCGGACCGATTTCTACCTGGATGCCTGGAAGGCGAAGGAGTACGGACTGATCGATCGCGTGGTCGGCGCGGAGGTCGCGCCCGAGCGCGACGAGGCGACCGCGGCGGAGGAGGCCGCGTCCCCGCTCCTCGAGACATCAACCGATGGCCTGACCATCCACGGGCGAAGCGACAGCTGA
- a CDS encoding ABC transporter ATP-binding protein encodes MNTSAQSLIHLDGVTKVFFTDEVETHALAGIHLEIKSGEYIAIAGPSGCGKSTLLSILGLLDSPTEGRYVLNGKEVADLPLSERARVRNREIGFIFQSFNLIGDLNVYENVELPLTYRGMKSTERKERVMAALEKVGMAHRAKHLPSQLSGGQQQRVAVARAVAGSPSILLADEPTGNLDSKNGEAVMELLRELHREGATICMVTHDPRYARHADRSIHLFDGRVVEEDGSKKGERELEESGFDIAH; translated from the coding sequence ATGAACACGTCCGCGCAATCGCTCATCCACCTCGACGGCGTCACCAAGGTGTTCTTCACCGACGAGGTCGAGACGCATGCCCTCGCCGGCATCCATCTCGAGATCAAGAGCGGCGAGTACATTGCGATTGCCGGCCCGTCGGGCTGCGGCAAGTCGACGCTGCTCTCGATCCTGGGGCTGCTCGACTCCCCGACCGAAGGGCGCTACGTGCTCAACGGCAAGGAAGTGGCGGACCTGCCGCTCTCCGAGCGCGCCCGCGTGCGCAACCGCGAGATCGGGTTCATTTTCCAGAGCTTCAATCTGATCGGCGATCTCAACGTCTACGAGAACGTCGAGCTGCCGCTCACCTACCGCGGCATGAAGTCGACCGAGCGCAAGGAGCGCGTGATGGCGGCGCTCGAGAAGGTCGGCATGGCGCACCGCGCCAAGCACCTGCCCTCGCAGCTCTCCGGCGGTCAGCAGCAGCGCGTCGCCGTCGCCCGCGCCGTCGCCGGCTCGCCGTCGATCCTGCTGGCCGACGAGCCCACCGGCAACCTCGACTCGAAGAACGGCGAGGCGGTCATGGAGCTGCTCCGCGAGCTGCACCGCGAAGGGGCGACGATCTGCATGGTCACCCACGACCCGCGCTACGCGCGCCACGCCGACCGTTCCATCCACCTGTTCGACGGCCGGGTCGTCGAAGAGGACGGCAGCAAGAAGGGGGAGCGCGAGCTCGAAGAGTCCGGGTTCGACATCGCGCACTAG